The window GATgggaagcgagaaaaactTGCAGTGCTGGGTACCGCTATACTCAAGTACGCAGTCAGTGGCTGTTCGTGCCCTTCCCTCAGAATACCCACAAATaggcgagaggcagaccAGGGAATGAAGATGAGTCGAGAGGGAACGCGAGGGAATCACTCTCCTGTGGTTTCAGCGGAAAGCACTGCTTAAGCCAGTTACAAGTTCAGTTCCATTCTTAATGGTTGTTAGCATCTTCGGTATCGCAAGACATCAAATTGAACTGTAAGGACCATGCAAGGAGTGACGGACTGGCACAACAAGGTAAGAATTGGTTGAGCCTCTGAAAGCTCGACCTTACCCGCCCCCTTTTCCAATggggcgcgccgctcgcgtaCAACGGTTGCGTCATCGCTGCGACTCGAGTTTTGACCTTTTATCCCGCTCTCAGGTTACACCCGCCCCACGGGAAGGTATCGCTGGAAACTGAGATGAACCTTGTACCATCGGGAACTCGGCCTCACACAACAGTGGTAGCAACGTATCAGCCCCTTCGAGTTCGCGGAAGACTACTCATACGCTTAAGGAAACTATGTACTGAGACACTTAGAGCATCCAGTACCCGTCATGGATTCGCCTCTTCAATGCCACCTCCCGGTCTCAAACGGTTCTGCCATCCCTGTTATCAATCCGCGGGTACGCGCGCcacatgtatgcatgcgaTATGCTTTGTCTATCTTGGAGGGTACGGGTTTCCCGGAGGATACGCGTAGTATTGCTGCGCAGGAGGCTGTCCGtacggcgcaggaggcggataggcagcgacgcctggAGAGACGGTATACCCTACAGGAGGCGGGGCGTAAGCTGCAGAGGGTACTACACCATACGCGGGTGGTCCTGCTGGGTAGCCAGCCGGTGGGGCGTAGTAGGGCATTCCTGCTACGGGCTGTGCCGCTTGCATAGGGCTGGGGCCATAACCGATTGTGTATCCTGCGGGGCATGGAGCTGATGCTACGAAAGTTGGTGCTGAAGCTGAAGATGGAGGAGCAGACTCGTTCGCCTTCACCTTAGGATCGAACTCGATTGTGATCTTCAAGTACCCCGCGCGTCGGCCCTCCTTCCGAGTTAGCTGCGGGCACCGCACGGACCTGGCGCCcgtatgcatatatctacgtgcaggctgcgcggctgtggATGAACACGCTTTAGGATTTCCTGCCGCTCCTGTGTACCAATTGTGAATTCTTCCGACCCACAGGTCCAGGCATGACAAGTTCTAGATCATATCGAGAAAATAGATAATCGTGGGCACTGTTCTCGATTACCTCAATCTCAGCATTATACAGACGGGTTCCGTATACGATGGGGGACAGAGTGACATCTGCCATGCCGACGTAGTCATCCTTCGTGAGCTTGTCCTTATCCATCACTCTGAATCTGCAAGAGATGAAGCACGGAAGTGGCCATTGCACACGGCTCCCTTGTGTGCGTTTTCGCAAAATGCACGTAAATACAGAGGACTTGGGTAGCATACTCCACCATAGAACATTCGCATTCAAATTAGCCGCTCTCAGTCGTTAGCGCCGACCACAGTTTCACGCAAACGCCTGAAGCCTTCACATGCGCAGCTTCCCTAGTACTTTCCGTGTGATACCTTACCTCAtttgcgcctcgcccgcatAATCCATTTTGAACGTTTGATTCCAAGTCGGCGTATTGTTTCCATGATCGTCAACGTTGGTTTTGAACGTGTGGCTCCCCATGGTCACGATGCAGTACGGGTCCTGAGGAGGACACAGATATTATTGGACGATGTAGTTTCCCCAAGCACGATTTCTTTCCGTTCTCGTCCGCATCTTTCCCTCGTTGCACATAAGATGGAATAAACCcgcatatacacacacattTGTGCACCGCTAATTGCACTGAATAAGACACATCATTGAAGTAGGGGTAGCTGCAAGTGATCCGTTTAGCGCAGGAAGGGAGCATGGTTCCACAGGTGCTGTTGATCTAATGTCTTCTCAGAGGACACTTCCTAAAACCGCGGTTTCTGCCAATGGTGATATTGTTCGTCTATTCAACAGTCGTTTCCGAGACATACTCCCAATGGCACACGCATTTCCAAGGTTTCTCGTCCGTTTCTCACCATCTTTGTAATCAGATTAGTACTGTGCAGCTCACGAGCCCCGTGAACGGTAACCGTTATGTGTGTCGGCTGATTCGGGTCCGACATTTTCGAGACTTGCAGGATACCGGCTCTGAGAATATGCAACCGTCCAATGACAGGAATTCACGTACACACGCGTGCGTGGGCATGTGAGCAATGGTAGGCTGCACTACACTTCCGCTACAATACAAATCGCTTGCCAACCAGGTGAAACACGCGGACGAACACCTGTCGAAACTGACCGAAGTATCCGGTCGGGTACCTATGGAGAAAGCACGGGAAGAATTGACACGCGTACCAGCATACACGAAACACGGCTCAAAAGCGCGTAAGCGTTGGATGCGTGTCGTATATACGTGAGGACGTaggctatatatatatatatatatatatatatatattttatatacacatatatatcacatatatatctgaAGAGACACGAGGGCCGCACACGGGGTATGAATTTCCACTCTCATCTAGTACGAGAAACATGCATGTACACGTGTTTGCTTTCTTAACTTGGAGCTTGGAGACAACAGGAAATGTGAGCGAAGTTTTGTCAATACGATCAGCCACCGATGGCAAAGATGGCTGTCGGCACCTTTTCAGGCGCACAGTCCACATAAAGTGTCCGATGGAATGAAGGCGGAACGGAAAAGGATTCACAGCCATACGCGAGTGTAAGCCTTTCTCCATCAAAAATACATATAAACCGCAGCATCCAATATCACCTGCAAACTTTGCAGTTGCATGGGTATGAGTTTTATGGGGTTTGCTTCCACATACACAGGGAAACCTATGTGTTTATTCCGCTGGACCAGCCGTCGCCAATCGGCTATGTCTGC is drawn from Besnoitia besnoiti strain Bb-Ger1 chromosome VI, whole genome shotgun sequence and contains these coding sequences:
- a CDS encoding putative Elicitor-responsive protein (encoded by transcript BESB_066330): MSDPNQPTHITVTVHGARELHSTNLITKMDPYCIVTMGSHTFKTNVDDHGNNTPTWNQTFKMDYAGEAQMRFRVMDKDKLTKDDYVGMADVTLSPIVYGTRLYNAEIELTRKEGRRAGYLKITIEFDPKVKANESAPPSSASAPTFVASAPCPAGYTIGYGPSPMQAAQPVAGMPYYAPPAGYPAGPPAYGVVPSAAYAPPPVGYTVSPGVAAYPPPAPYGQPPAQQYYAYPPGNPYPPR